The proteins below come from a single Papaver somniferum cultivar HN1 chromosome 11, ASM357369v1, whole genome shotgun sequence genomic window:
- the LOC113322075 gene encoding ubiquitin carboxyl-terminal hydrolase 8-like isoform X2, which yields MEVSPSEDSIDGSQLLPITGEDRVYVVPYKWWREAQDSSTFSNVDDNRGILYTASSTASSYGAFKIINIFYSDLSFNLKREEESMQNGHPEEGISGRDYALVPGEMWLQALKWHSDCNVAAKNAGSFSGAEEDMADVYPVQLRLSVLRETNSLAVKICKKDNSLELFKRALKIFSVEYEQLRIWDFSGQTTLFFMRDRNNFPKDCQRQSDSEIFLELQVYGLSDSMKCKEGKKEEQTLQQSKMSLSSYRGSFMSNGSSGNMDLSGTSATGSLGLTGLQNLGNTCFMNSAIQCLAHTPKLVDYFLGDYSLEINRDNPLGMDGEVALAFGDLLRKLWAPGATPVAPRLFKSKLAHFAPQFSGFNQHDSQELLAFLLDGLHEDLNRVKCKPYVEAKDAEGRKDEEVADEYWRYHRARNDSIIVDTCQGQYKSTLVCPVCNKVSITFDPFMYLSLPLPSTMMRTMTVTVLSTDGSSGPSPCTITVPKYGKCKNLIQALSAACSLKNSEALLVAEIYNNRIIRYLEEPSDSLSLIRDDDQLAAYRLPKEHEELPLVVFMHERLEEQCIYGKMTSTWRTFGIPLVARLHNIASGLDIRNLYLKLLRPVEVASDDTDKSRGTTADDEVSGMKLLRPAEVASDDTDSRSTTADDEVSGMELLRPAEQASDDIDNSRGATADDEVSDMETGDVKNPPDILDDASVDYSHSEIELDFFLTDEKGIRIKDAKMELIEPITLSATGFPRRLNVLVCWRDKMNECYDTRLLSSLPEISKSSFLSKRPQDSVESVSLYSCLEAFLKDEPLGLEDMWYCPSCLKHRQASKKLDLWRLPEILIIHLKRFSYSRFMKNKLETFVDFPIHDLDLSNYIAWKDGESSYRYVLYAVSNHYGSMGGGHYTAYAYHGGNQWFDFDDSHVSAVSEDKIKTSAAYVLFYRRVRDA from the exons ATGGAGGTATCACCTTCAGAAGATTCAATTGATGGCTCCCAGCTACTCCCTATTACAGGAGAAGACAGGGTTTACGTTGTTCCTTATAA GTGGTGGAGGGAGGCGCAAGATTCTTCGACGTTTAGTAATGTAGATGACAATAGAGGGATCTTATATACAGCATCTTCGACGGCTTCATCTTATGGTGCTTTTAAGATCATTAATATATTTTACTCGGATCTTTCTTTTAATCTTAAGAGGGAAGAGGAATCTATGCAAAATGGTCATCCTGAAGAGGGGATCTCAGGGAGGGATTACGCGTTAGTTCCTGGTGAGATGTGGTTACAAGCACTTAAATG GCACAGTGACTGCAATGTGGCAGCAAAAAATGCAGGGAGTTTTTCAGGTGCAGAAGAAGATATGGCAGATGTTTATCCTGTACAATTAAGGCTTTCTGTCCTGCGGGAAACAAATTCACTAGCAGTAAAAATATGCAAAAAG GACAATTCACTGGAGCTTTTCAAAAGAGCTTTGAAGATCTTTAGTGTTGAGTATGAGCAA CTACGCATATGGGATTTTTCTGGGCAGACAACTTTGTTTTTCATGAGAGATAGAAATAATTTCCCCAAAGATTGTCAGCGTCAGTCAGATTCAGAG ATTTTCCTGGAGTTGCAAGTGTACGGGTTGTCAGATTCCATGAAgtgcaaagaaggaaagaaagagGAACAGACATTACAACAGTCTAAGATGTCACTTTCCTCTTATCGTGGTTCATTCATGAGCAATGGTAGCTCCGGAAATATGGACTTGAGTGGTACCAGTGCAACTGGTTCATTGGGTTTGACAGGATTACAAAATCTTGGGAACACGTGTTTCATGAACAGTGCCATTCAGTGCCTGGCACATACTCCAAAGCTTGTTGACTATTTTCTTGGGGACTATAGTCTAGAAATCAACCGGGATAATCCACTGGGCATGGAT GGTGAAGTTGCTTTAGCATTCGGGGACTTGTTAAGGAAACTTTGGGCTCCTGGTGCAACTCCGGTGGCACCACGTCTTTTCAAGTCAAAGCTTGCTCATTTTGCTCCTCAATTCAGTGGTTTTAACCAGCACGATTCACAG GAGCTTCTTGCTTTTCTGTTGGATGGTCTTCATGAGGATCTGAATCGCGTGAAATGCAAGCCATATGTTGAAGCTAAGGATGCAGAGGGTCGTAAAGACGAAGAAGTAGCTGATGAGTATTGGCGGTACCACCGTGCTCGAAATGACTCTATCATAGTTGATACATGCCAG GGCCAGTACAAGTCTACACTAGTGTGTCCTGTTTGCAATAAGGTCTCCATCACATTTGATCCCTTCATGTACCTCTCTCTTCCGCTTCCTTCAacgatgatgaggacaatgactGTGACAGTTTTGAGCACTGACGGGAGTAGTGGACCATCTCCTTGTACTATAACTGTTCCCAAATATGGAAAGTGCAAGAATCTAATTCAGGCCTTAAGTGCTGCATGTTCGTTAAAGAATAGTGAGGCTTTATTGGTTGCGGAG ATATACAACAATCGGATCATTCGTTACCTTGAGGAACCATCAGATTCATTGTCCTTGATTAGAGATGATGACCAGCTTGCTGCCTATCGATTGCCAAAAGAGCACGAGGAGCTCCCTTTAGTGGTCTTCATGCATGAAAGGCTGGAGGA GCAGTGCATCTATGGAAAGATGACATCAACATGGAGAACATTTGGAATTCCTCTTGTAGCAAGGTTACACAACATTGCTAGTGGATTGGATATCAGGAACCTGTATTTGAAGTTATTAAGACCTGTGGAAGTTGCCTCAGATGATACTGATAAAAGTAGAGGCACAACTGCAGATGATGAAGTTTCTGGTATGAAGTTATTAAGACCTGCAGAAGTTGCATCAGATGATACTGATAGCAGATCCACTACTGCAGATGACGAGGTTTCGGGTATGGAATTATTAAGACCAGCAGAACAAGCATCAGATGATATTGATAATAGTAGAGGCGCCACTGCAGATGACGAGGTTTCTGATATGGAGACAGGGGATGTGAAAAACCCTCCGGATATTCTTGATGATGCATCAGTTGATTATTCACATTCTGAAATTGAATTGGACTTTTTCCTCACCGACGAGAAGGGTATAAGGATAAAGGATGCCAAAATGGAATTGATTGAACCAATAACGCTATCTGCAACAGGGTTCCCCAGGCGATTAAATGTACTCGTATGTTGGCGAGATAAAATGAATGAATGCTATGATACACGTCTCCTTAGTTCATTACCTGAGATTTCAAAATCAAGTTTTCTTAGTAAGAGACCGCAGGACTCTGTTGAATCTGTTTCTCTATACTCATGCCTCGAAGCCTTTTTGAAAGATGAGCCTCTAGGACTAGAAGACATGTG GTACTGCCCGAGTTGTTTGAAGCATCGGCAAGCGAGCAAGAAATTAGATCTATGGAGACTTCCGGAGATTCTCATTATTCATTTGAAAAGATTTTCATACAGCCGATTCATGAAGAACAAGCTGGAGACGTTTGTGGATTTCCCGATCCATGACCTTGATTTGTCTAATTATATTGCATGGAAGGATGGTGAGTCATCATACAGATATGTGTTGTATGCAGTTAGTAATCATTATGGGAGCATGGGAGGTGGCCATTATACAGCATATGCCTAT CACGGGGGTAATCAATGGTTTGATTTTGACGACAGTCATGTTTCTGCCGTAAGTGAAGACAAAATAAAGACATCAGCAGCCTATGTTTTATTCTATCGAAGAGTACGCGATGCATAA
- the LOC113324866 gene encoding uncharacterized protein LOC113324866, whose translation MDSGQVFIIQGDIQLQGLVALVIHMNNEVFYLNVDVIPKHTSRSNSGCSTSSGASTSRSCVSESPKLVRTVDHDADKAKPLIIDEWNYIFDKIGREFMGGVKAVRIVVDKYKMATGHKVVILKNDRTRFTAKCEEDGCGWRIHFGPVNGDISRFVLKYSNVIHRLKSPAVLTKLVKHLIADNIHGDPTLKPRQIMSLFKKTYGSNIKYHHARRGKEAVFEEQFGDDEKSYSDLTWPMIYLDATFLTGRFRGTLMAATCINGNDGFYPYAFAIVSTENKDNWFWFLDNLKQVFDGRPIVFLSDRQEGLLQGIPKCNLPIGSGDANSKASIDFFYKAIYSYTTANFEEALRGMHAIGCGHVANYIRTIPKEKWENSFFHVCRYAAHSSSISESFNNWILEFKKLPAFALLDAIRLKVMQKNYERRIEGLVNFNTRPTPVYDAILKENIDIGRTWTVIQSMERLYEVKSPQYHSVDLLERTCTCHRTYQEIILPILNYDKPQSYDPSDRIIVPILVPPPGRRKAQRFKNAWEKQKRPMMCTKCFTLGHHNRATCPML comes from the exons ATGGATAGTGGTCAAGTATTTATTATACAAGGTGATATACAACTGCAAGGTTTAGTTGCTCTCGTTATTCATATGAACAATGAAGTTTTCTATTTGAATGTCGATGTGATTCCAAAACATACTTCTCGTTCTAATTCTGGTTGTAGCACTAGTTCTGGTGCTAGTACTTCTCGTTCTTGTGTAAGTGAAAGTCCTAAGCTTGTAAGGACGGTCGATCATGATGCGGACAAGGCCAAGCCTCTCATTATCGATGAATGGAATTATATTTTTGACAAGATTGGTAGAGAATTTATGGGTGGTGTTAAAGCTGTAAGGATTGTTGTTGATAAGTACAAGATGGCTACTGGTCACAAGGTTGTTATTCTTAAAAATGACAGGACTCGTTTTACTGCGAAGTGCGAAGAAGATGGTtgtggttggaggattcactttgggcCTGTGAATGGTGACATTTCTCGGTTTGTACTGAAATATTCTAATGTTATTCATAG gttgaagagtcctgCAGTGCTAACCAAGTTAGTTAAGCATTTGATCGCTGACAATATACATGGTGATCCCACTTTAAAACCCAGACAGATCATGTCACtttttaagaagacttatgggtccaatattaagtatcaccatgcccgtaGAGGGAAAGAAGCCGTATTTGAAGAACAGTTTGGTGACGACGAGAAGTCGTATAGCGATTTAACTTG gcccatgatttacttggacgctactttccttactggtagattcAGGGGTACTTTGATGGCTGCAACATGTATTAACGGAAATGATGGTTTTTACCCATATGCCTTCGCTATTGTGTCTACTGAAAACAAAgataattggttttggtttctagATAATCTTAAACAAGTTTTCGATGGTCGTCcgattgttttccttagtgatcgtCAAGAAGGACTTTTGCAGGGCATTCCAAAA TGCAATCTCCCTATTGGATCAGGTGATGCGAATTCCAAGGCCTCCATTGATTTTTTTTACAAAGCTATTTATTCTTACACAACAGCTaactttgaagaagctttgcGGGGCATGCATGCAATTGGTTGTGGACATGTTGCTAATTATATCAGGACTATTCCAAAGGAGAAATGGGAAAATTCATTTTTCCATGTATGCAGATATGCTGCTCACTCTTCATCTATTTCCGAGTCATTCAATAACTGGATTCTTGAGTTCAAAAAGCTGCCTGCTTTTGCTCTTCTCGATGCGATACg TTTGAAGGTTATGCAGAAGAATTATGAGAGAAGGATAGAAGGTCTTGTGAATTTCAACACTAGGCCCACTCCCGTATACGATGCTATACTAAAGGAGAACATCGacattggtcgtacttggactGTTATTCAGTCCATGGAAAGATTATATGAAGTCAAGTCTCCCCAGTATCATTCTGTAGATCTATTGGAGAGAACTTGTACGTGTCACAG GACATACCAGGAGATCATCTTGCCAATCCTCAATTATGACAAGCCGCAgtcttatgatcctagtgataggatTATTGTTCCTATTCTTGTTCCTCCACCCGGTAGACGAAAAGCACAGCGTTTCAAGAATGCTTGGGAGAAGCAAAAGAGAcctatgatgtgcacaaagtgcttcacCCTTGGTCACCACAACAGAGCTACTTGCCCCATGCTTTGA
- the LOC113322075 gene encoding ubiquitin carboxyl-terminal hydrolase 8-like isoform X1, translating to MEVSPSEDSIDGSQLLPITGEDRVYVVPYKWWREAQDSSTFSNVDDNRGILYTASSTASSYGAFKIINIFYSDLSFNLKREEESMQNGHPEEGISGRDYALVPGEMWLQALKWHSDCNVAAKNAGSFSGAEEDMADVYPVQLRLSVLRETNSLAVKICKKDNSLELFKRALKIFSVEYEQLRIWDFSGQTTLFFMRDRNNFPKDCQRQSDSEIFLELQVYGLSDSMKCKEGKKEEQTLQQSKMSLSSYRGSFMSNGSSGNMDLSGTSATGSLGLTGLQNLGNTCFMNSAIQCLAHTPKLVDYFLGDYSLEINRDNPLGMDLLIILGEVYCWLDHFLSLLSVPLLAQGEVALAFGDLLRKLWAPGATPVAPRLFKSKLAHFAPQFSGFNQHDSQELLAFLLDGLHEDLNRVKCKPYVEAKDAEGRKDEEVADEYWRYHRARNDSIIVDTCQGQYKSTLVCPVCNKVSITFDPFMYLSLPLPSTMMRTMTVTVLSTDGSSGPSPCTITVPKYGKCKNLIQALSAACSLKNSEALLVAEIYNNRIIRYLEEPSDSLSLIRDDDQLAAYRLPKEHEELPLVVFMHERLEEQCIYGKMTSTWRTFGIPLVARLHNIASGLDIRNLYLKLLRPVEVASDDTDKSRGTTADDEVSGMKLLRPAEVASDDTDSRSTTADDEVSGMELLRPAEQASDDIDNSRGATADDEVSDMETGDVKNPPDILDDASVDYSHSEIELDFFLTDEKGIRIKDAKMELIEPITLSATGFPRRLNVLVCWRDKMNECYDTRLLSSLPEISKSSFLSKRPQDSVESVSLYSCLEAFLKDEPLGLEDMWYCPSCLKHRQASKKLDLWRLPEILIIHLKRFSYSRFMKNKLETFVDFPIHDLDLSNYIAWKDGESSYRYVLYAVSNHYGSMGGGHYTAYAYHGGNQWFDFDDSHVSAVSEDKIKTSAAYVLFYRRVRDA from the exons ATGGAGGTATCACCTTCAGAAGATTCAATTGATGGCTCCCAGCTACTCCCTATTACAGGAGAAGACAGGGTTTACGTTGTTCCTTATAA GTGGTGGAGGGAGGCGCAAGATTCTTCGACGTTTAGTAATGTAGATGACAATAGAGGGATCTTATATACAGCATCTTCGACGGCTTCATCTTATGGTGCTTTTAAGATCATTAATATATTTTACTCGGATCTTTCTTTTAATCTTAAGAGGGAAGAGGAATCTATGCAAAATGGTCATCCTGAAGAGGGGATCTCAGGGAGGGATTACGCGTTAGTTCCTGGTGAGATGTGGTTACAAGCACTTAAATG GCACAGTGACTGCAATGTGGCAGCAAAAAATGCAGGGAGTTTTTCAGGTGCAGAAGAAGATATGGCAGATGTTTATCCTGTACAATTAAGGCTTTCTGTCCTGCGGGAAACAAATTCACTAGCAGTAAAAATATGCAAAAAG GACAATTCACTGGAGCTTTTCAAAAGAGCTTTGAAGATCTTTAGTGTTGAGTATGAGCAA CTACGCATATGGGATTTTTCTGGGCAGACAACTTTGTTTTTCATGAGAGATAGAAATAATTTCCCCAAAGATTGTCAGCGTCAGTCAGATTCAGAG ATTTTCCTGGAGTTGCAAGTGTACGGGTTGTCAGATTCCATGAAgtgcaaagaaggaaagaaagagGAACAGACATTACAACAGTCTAAGATGTCACTTTCCTCTTATCGTGGTTCATTCATGAGCAATGGTAGCTCCGGAAATATGGACTTGAGTGGTACCAGTGCAACTGGTTCATTGGGTTTGACAGGATTACAAAATCTTGGGAACACGTGTTTCATGAACAGTGCCATTCAGTGCCTGGCACATACTCCAAAGCTTGTTGACTATTTTCTTGGGGACTATAGTCTAGAAATCAACCGGGATAATCCACTGGGCATGGAT TTGCTCATCATCTTGGGAGAAGTATATTGTTGGTTGGATCACTTTCTCAGTCTCTTAAGTGTCCCACTTCTTGCTCAGGGTGAAGTTGCTTTAGCATTCGGGGACTTGTTAAGGAAACTTTGGGCTCCTGGTGCAACTCCGGTGGCACCACGTCTTTTCAAGTCAAAGCTTGCTCATTTTGCTCCTCAATTCAGTGGTTTTAACCAGCACGATTCACAG GAGCTTCTTGCTTTTCTGTTGGATGGTCTTCATGAGGATCTGAATCGCGTGAAATGCAAGCCATATGTTGAAGCTAAGGATGCAGAGGGTCGTAAAGACGAAGAAGTAGCTGATGAGTATTGGCGGTACCACCGTGCTCGAAATGACTCTATCATAGTTGATACATGCCAG GGCCAGTACAAGTCTACACTAGTGTGTCCTGTTTGCAATAAGGTCTCCATCACATTTGATCCCTTCATGTACCTCTCTCTTCCGCTTCCTTCAacgatgatgaggacaatgactGTGACAGTTTTGAGCACTGACGGGAGTAGTGGACCATCTCCTTGTACTATAACTGTTCCCAAATATGGAAAGTGCAAGAATCTAATTCAGGCCTTAAGTGCTGCATGTTCGTTAAAGAATAGTGAGGCTTTATTGGTTGCGGAG ATATACAACAATCGGATCATTCGTTACCTTGAGGAACCATCAGATTCATTGTCCTTGATTAGAGATGATGACCAGCTTGCTGCCTATCGATTGCCAAAAGAGCACGAGGAGCTCCCTTTAGTGGTCTTCATGCATGAAAGGCTGGAGGA GCAGTGCATCTATGGAAAGATGACATCAACATGGAGAACATTTGGAATTCCTCTTGTAGCAAGGTTACACAACATTGCTAGTGGATTGGATATCAGGAACCTGTATTTGAAGTTATTAAGACCTGTGGAAGTTGCCTCAGATGATACTGATAAAAGTAGAGGCACAACTGCAGATGATGAAGTTTCTGGTATGAAGTTATTAAGACCTGCAGAAGTTGCATCAGATGATACTGATAGCAGATCCACTACTGCAGATGACGAGGTTTCGGGTATGGAATTATTAAGACCAGCAGAACAAGCATCAGATGATATTGATAATAGTAGAGGCGCCACTGCAGATGACGAGGTTTCTGATATGGAGACAGGGGATGTGAAAAACCCTCCGGATATTCTTGATGATGCATCAGTTGATTATTCACATTCTGAAATTGAATTGGACTTTTTCCTCACCGACGAGAAGGGTATAAGGATAAAGGATGCCAAAATGGAATTGATTGAACCAATAACGCTATCTGCAACAGGGTTCCCCAGGCGATTAAATGTACTCGTATGTTGGCGAGATAAAATGAATGAATGCTATGATACACGTCTCCTTAGTTCATTACCTGAGATTTCAAAATCAAGTTTTCTTAGTAAGAGACCGCAGGACTCTGTTGAATCTGTTTCTCTATACTCATGCCTCGAAGCCTTTTTGAAAGATGAGCCTCTAGGACTAGAAGACATGTG GTACTGCCCGAGTTGTTTGAAGCATCGGCAAGCGAGCAAGAAATTAGATCTATGGAGACTTCCGGAGATTCTCATTATTCATTTGAAAAGATTTTCATACAGCCGATTCATGAAGAACAAGCTGGAGACGTTTGTGGATTTCCCGATCCATGACCTTGATTTGTCTAATTATATTGCATGGAAGGATGGTGAGTCATCATACAGATATGTGTTGTATGCAGTTAGTAATCATTATGGGAGCATGGGAGGTGGCCATTATACAGCATATGCCTAT CACGGGGGTAATCAATGGTTTGATTTTGACGACAGTCATGTTTCTGCCGTAAGTGAAGACAAAATAAAGACATCAGCAGCCTATGTTTTATTCTATCGAAGAGTACGCGATGCATAA